The genomic window ACCTGGGGTATTTCGGCAAGGGCAAGATGGTTCCCGAGTTTGAGAAGGCCGCCTTTGCCCTGAAACAGGGAGAGGTAAGCCAACCGGTCAAGACTCAATTTGGGTATCACATTATAAAGGTCACCGGAGAGAGGACTTCTTTGAGCTTTGACGATGTAAAGGACTATATCAAGAGCAATCTTCTGACCAGCAAGAAAGACGAGGAGTTTAACAAATTCCTTGACCAATGGCAAAAACAATCGAAGATAGAAAAATACCTATAATTTTTCTATACTTTCCCTCCCATGAATAGAACAGGTTAAAGCGTTATATACTATATACGAAAGAAAAACCTGACTTTGAGGAGGGATAGAAGTGAAGGCAACAGGAATTGTGCGACGCATAGATGATCTGGGCAGAGTCGTAATCCCCAAGGAAATACGTCGGACTCTCAGGATTCGCGAAGGAGACCCTCTTGAGATATTTACCGATAGAGAAGGAGAAGTAATACTTAAGAAATATTCCCCTATCGGAGAACTGGGAGATTTTGCCAAGGAATATGCCGATTCCCTTCATGATTCCGTCGAACACATCACATGTATCGCAGACAGAGACGCAATCATAGCTGTAGCCGGAGCACCAAAGAAGGAATACATGGACAAACCCATTAGCCCGGCTCTGGAGAAGATCATGGATGAGCGCAGGACTGTACTGATAAGCAGGACCAGTGATAAGGATTATGTAAAGATTACTCTGGATGAAGAGGACGGAAAACCCAAGTACACCAGCCAGGTTATAACTCCTATTATAGCCGAAGGTGATCCTATAGGTGCGGTTATTCTGCTCTCCAAGGAACCTAATGTGACAATGGGAGAACTGGAAGTGAAGGTGGCCGAAACTGCGGCGGGCTTCCTGGCAAAACAAATGGAGCAATAAAAAATACCAGCGTTAAGCTGGTATTTTTTTCGAGTCGAACTTCTAACTTCAAACTTCGAGTTTCGGTCCCGCCGCCAGGACTTCCGGGGCTATGCCCTCGAATTTGCCGATATTCTTTTTGAAGCTTGCGGCAAGTTTTTTAGCCGTTTCATCATAGGCAGCCTTGTCTTGCCAGGTGTTCCTGGGATTTAAGACATTTTCAGGAACGCCGGGGCAGGTTTTCGGAATCATTAGATTAAAAATGGGGTCTTGCTCGTAAGCCACATTATCCAGCTCGCCGTTCAATGCCGCCTTTATCATAGCCCTGGTGTACTTGAGGTTCATGCGGTTGCCAA from Biomaibacter acetigenes includes these protein-coding regions:
- the spoVT gene encoding stage V sporulation protein T, which gives rise to MKATGIVRRIDDLGRVVIPKEIRRTLRIREGDPLEIFTDREGEVILKKYSPIGELGDFAKEYADSLHDSVEHITCIADRDAIIAVAGAPKKEYMDKPISPALEKIMDERRTVLISRTSDKDYVKITLDEEDGKPKYTSQVITPIIAEGDPIGAVILLSKEPNVTMGELEVKVAETAAGFLAKQMEQ